CTTTTATGATGAGTGAAGGTGCAAAAGACGTACGATTTATTACGCCAACTTCTTTGTCGTATGGTTCAGACGAGGCATCAGTCAATTTAGAAAAAATCGAACACCTGTTGAGTTCAGTCCACAAAACTATCGCCGGACAAGGACGAATTTTCTTCGGTACGTTTCCTTCGGAAGTTCGGCCTGAACACGTCACGCCTGAAGCATTACGCCTTATCAAAAAATATTGCCACAATGACAACATCTTGATGGGCGCTCAAAGCGGTTCGTCGTCGATGCTGGATAAACTTCATCGTGGCCACGATGTGGAAAGCATTCGCCGTGCCGTGCGTTATTGTATCGAAGAAGGTTTTTTGCCTAACGTTGACTTTATTTTCGGATTGCCTGAAGAAACGCGCGAAGACGTTCGTGCTTCGCTGGCGTTGGCGGATGAACTCACGGGCATGGGCGCACGAATTCACGGTCATACGTTTATGCCGTTGCCCGGCACACCCCTCAAAAATGCTCCTCCCGGTCATGTCGACCAGGACACTCTGTCCCACCTGCACAAACTCGTTGCCAAAGGCAAACTCTACGGCCAATGGAACGAACAAGCGAAAATCGCCCACTCACTCGCCTCGCGGCAAGTTTCCAAATAGTATCCATAATTTGAAAACATATTAAGTTTCTGATAAGCAATTCACTTAAGGATTATATCTAAATTTAATGTTTTTAATTTTTTCCATAACGGCATGATTGTTGTCAGTATGTAATCAGTCAACGGAGAAAAAATTATGAAACGCTATTTATTGCACATTGGATTGATCGGGCTAGTGATACTGATAGCCTGCGATAACGATCATGAAAGAATTAACCGCGAAGAAGGCAACCTCCTTATCAATGGATCGTTCGAATCAGGTTCGGAAGGATGGACGACTTTCGCTAATATGTCTTCACAAATTACTTTCGATACCGACGTTCCGGATACCGGAGGCAGTTTATCGGCCAGAATTACTGAAAATTGGGGCGAGCCTTTTTCTTTGACACAATCGGTACCAATGACCGCAGGCCAACATATCATTCATTTATCGTGTTGGGGTAAGACAGAAGGTTCGGATGGAACATTAGGGTACAATTTTACTAACTCACTTGAGTTGCTCAAAGCGATCCCGGTCAACGATACAAACTGGACTTATTATTCGATGCAGGACACGATTGACCTTCCTCAAAACGATACAATCGTCGTTAAGCTGCAAGGTACTTTTTCTCAACTCGCGTCCCGGAGCGTTTGGTTCGATTTATGCCGGCTTGAATTAGTTAATCCGTAAAAAGGAATTTAATCATGCGATTTTTTTTAATACCATTGCTTTTTCTAACGTTGTTTGCCTGCGATAATAACGATGAAAATAACGTCAAAAAAGCCGGCACTATTAAATTCATCGAGCTTGAGGGAGGTTTTTACGGAATTGCCGGCGACGATAGCGTGAAATATGATCCCGTCAATCTTAATGAACAATTTATGCAAGACGGACTCCGCGTGCGGTTCAAAGGTTACATCGATCACTCAGTAGGAACAGTGCATATGTGGGGTTACTCGCTAATCATTACTAACATGGAGATTGAAACATGGCCCGTAGATTTTCAATAATAATCTGTTTAATAATTTTATCTTGTAGTTCAGACAACAACATCAATCGTAATTATTTAGTTTTCGGAAAGTATGCGGGGTTTTGTATTGGGAATTGTACTCAGGTTTACAAAATCGAAAACCAAGCGTTATTCGTCGATACACTTCAAAAATATCCAAGTTCGAATCAACCGTATGAAGGATCTTATGTTCCTTTAACTCACAATCAATACGAACAGTCTAAAAGCTTGCTTGAAGCCATTCCGGATCAGATCCTTTCGCTTGAAGAGACCGTCATCGGACAACCCGATGCCGTCGATCAAGGCGGATATTATATTGAAATCAAAACGGCCTCCATACATCGTTACTGGTTGATCGATACGAACTTATCACAGGTACCTGAATTTATGCATGATTTTCTTAATCAGGTCGATAATCGCATTGCAACTATGTACAATAAATAATTCTTTCGCTAAAAATTCATCCCTGAATTCAACCTTTTCATCCCGGCCTCCTGCCCATTCATCACAAATCAATTTCTCATTCGCATTTCTTTTTTTATTTTTAAAAGTACAGTCTGAATTTTTTAAAAAGGAGATCGAATGAGACTTTTATTAGCATTGATCATGGTAATAGCGCTTCCGGTTTCGGCGCAATGGAAATGGCCTGAAAAAGGACAAAATCTAAAAGTGCTCCCCAAAGAAACAAAACCGGAAGAACTGCGGGATGCTATGATGGAGCATGTCAACGGCCTTGGTATTCGTTGCAGTTATTGTCATGTCGGTGAAGAAGGAAAACCTCTTACTGAATTTGATTTCGTATCCGATGCAAAACGTCCTAAGCTAATCGCACGTGAAATGATTGCAATGGTCAAGACCATCAATTCACAGCTGATCCGAAATGCCGTTAAAGATAATCCGACTCCTATAGAGGTAACGTGCACTACCTGTCACCACGGAAGCCCTAAACCGCGTAAGATCGAAGACGTGCTGGTTGAAACCTACACATCCAAAGGCATCGATAGTTTAAAAACTCTATACCGGAATTTGCGCGATCAATACTATGGAAGTTTCGTTTATGACTTTAGAGAAGGAATGCTCTTAAGAGTATGCGACCGTCTAAATACAGCCGATGATGCGGCGATGGTTGCCAATTTAAATGCAGAATTTTTTCCAACGGAACGAACGTATATGACTGTCGGAGGCTGGCTGAAACAAAAAGGCGATAAAGCCGGAGCCATTCAGGCATACGAAAAAGTTTTATCCATCAATCCAAAAAACGGGCAAGCACAAAAACAGATCAACGAACTGAAAAAATAAAACTATTTTTCCATCCACATTTTAAAATCCGCTGCTTTTTCCTGGCTGATGTGAACTTCTTCTTTAACGGCCGGCGAAAGGTCGATGCGGATTTTTCCTTTTTCAAATGATTTGAATCGGGTAATAGCCTGGATGTGCGCCAGATATTTCCGATTGAGTCGGAAAAAAGCTTTTGGATCGAGCTCTTCTTCCAAAACGCCCAACGGTTTGTCGAGCATATATTTTTGTCCTGCACGATCGACCAAAAAAGTAATTTTAAATTCGCTGTAAAAATACGCCGTCTCTTCGGTTTTGATTGACACGAAATCAACGCCTTTTTTGACTAACAATCGTTCTTTATAACGCGGTTTTTCAGCTGCAACTGTTTGCAACAACGCGTCGATCCGTCCAGTAAAGTGCGATCGCAATTTTTCATAT
This genomic window from bacterium contains:
- a CDS encoding LytTR family DNA-binding domain-containing protein → MNVLIIEDEKPAADQLMRLLKQTSASVEVVRTIGSIRESVAWLAQNEMPDLILLDIELSDGRSLEIFKQCRITCPVIFTTAYDEYLIEAFGYNGIDYLLKPIRVDKLKSALQKYEKLRSHFTGRIDALLQTVAAEKPRYKERLLVKKGVDFVSIKTEETAYFYSEFKITFLVDRAGQKYMLDKPLGVLEEELDPKAFFRLNRKYLAHIQAITRFKSFEKGKIRIDLSPAVKEEVHISQEKAADFKMWMEK
- a CDS encoding TIGR04013 family B12-binding domain/radical SAM domain-containing protein, with translation MISVIFYYKATNTYALNVLIGAIQEKINSQDLEIILANRVDNLIAAILDTRSQGHKVLTGWSFYSPHYTKCIADLKFVKQAITDPEVVHLAGGVHATAEPESTLRAGFDYVAIGESEKTITAIVQNLIDGKNIDTIKGIAFLHDGKYHSNGSGELIDLDEFPPMAPKFSRVNPIEITRGCVYACSFCQTPFMFKARFRHRSVENVCEYVAFMMSEGAKDVRFITPTSLSYGSDEASVNLEKIEHLLSSVHKTIAGQGRIFFGTFPSEVRPEHVTPEALRLIKKYCHNDNILMGAQSGSSSMLDKLHRGHDVESIRRAVRYCIEEGFLPNVDFIFGLPEETREDVRASLALADELTGMGARIHGHTFMPLPGTPLKNAPPGHVDQDTLSHLHKLVAKGKLYGQWNEQAKIAHSLASRQVSK
- a CDS encoding c-type cytochrome, coding for MRLLLALIMVIALPVSAQWKWPEKGQNLKVLPKETKPEELRDAMMEHVNGLGIRCSYCHVGEEGKPLTEFDFVSDAKRPKLIAREMIAMVKTINSQLIRNAVKDNPTPIEVTCTTCHHGSPKPRKIEDVLVETYTSKGIDSLKTLYRNLRDQYYGSFVYDFREGMLLRVCDRLNTADDAAMVANLNAEFFPTERTYMTVGGWLKQKGDKAGAIQAYEKVLSINPKNGQAQKQINELKK